In one window of Erythrolamprus reginae isolate rEryReg1 chromosome 1, rEryReg1.hap1, whole genome shotgun sequence DNA:
- the CAPN3 gene encoding calpain-3 isoform X2 has product MYISLDSCLQMQGDKKHLQKDFFLYNASKVKCKSYINMREIAERFRLPPNEYVIIPSTYEPHQEGEFILRVFSEKRSLSEEVETKIEAGNISPAERDTENEEDEQFRNIFRQIAGDDMEISADELRNVLNNVLKKHKVLKTEGFALESCRSMIALMDTDGSGKINLDEFRHLWTKIKSWQKIFKRYDSDHSGTINSYEMRNAVKDAGFQLNNQLYDIITMRYGNRNMNIEFDSFICCFVRLEGMFRAFNAFDKDGDGIIKLNVLEWLQLTMYA; this is encoded by the exons ATGTATATTTCACTCGATTCATGTTTACAGATGCAGGGTGACAAGAAACACTTACAAAAGGATTTTTTCCTTTACAATGCCTCCAAAGTAAAATGCAAGTCTTACATAAACATGCGAGAAATCGCAGAACGCTTCCGGCTACCACCTAACGAGTACGTCATCATCCCATCCACCTATGAACCCCACCAAGAAGGAGAATTTATCCTGAGAGTTTTCTCAGAGAAAAGAAGTCTTTCAGA GGAAGTTGAAACCAAGATAGAAGCAGGAAATATCTCG CCTGCAGAAAGGGATACAGAGAATGAAGAAGATGAGCAGTTCAGAAATATTTTTCGACAAATTGCTGGGGAC GACATGGAGATCAGTGCTGATGAATTAAGGAATGTCCTCAACAACGTTCTGAAAAAAC ATAAAGTCTTGAAAACAGAAGGTTTTGCCCTGGAATCCTGCCGCAGCATGATTGCCTTAATGGAT ACAGATGGTTCCGGGAAAATAAATCTTGATGAATTTCGCCATCTTTGGACTAAAATTAAAAGCTGGCAG AAAATTTTCAAGCGTTATGACTCTGATCACTCAGGAACCATTAACAGCTATGAGATGCGCAATGCAGTTAAAGATGCAG GATTTCAACTGAATAACCAATTATATGATATCATTACAATGCGCTACGGTAACAGAAATATGAATATTGAATTTGACAGTTTCATCTGTTGCTTTGTGCGACTAGAAGGAATGTTCC GTGCATTCAATGCCTTTGATAAAGATGGAGATGGCATTATTAAACTGAACGTCTTAGAG